The sequence below is a genomic window from Haloferax mediterranei ATCC 33500.
CGGTGTGGCGTTATCGTCGGTCATTAGTCGTCCGCCGGAGCCACCGGCACTTTCGGGTGCTCGCGGGAGATTCGAATCGGGCACTCGTCGGGTGCTTGCGACTCGTCCGACGAGAACATGTACTGCGGCCACTCGCGGTCGCCCTCGACGCCCCAGTCACCGAGGTCGGCGTGGGGACAGACGCCGTCGTACTCCTCGATGCGGTTCTGGATGACGTTGCGTGCTTTCTGTCCGGCCTCGGTGTCGGCGGTGATGCCGTCGAACAGCGCCCGTGGTTGGAACGTGATTTCGAGGCCCCACGGGCAGTAGCGACTCATCCGCTCGTCGTAGAAGGGAGCACGCGTCGTCGGGAACATCGGTTCGCCGCCGAAGGAGAACTCCCACTTCGGGTCGTCGGGGTCGGTCGGGATGCCCTCGGGCCACGGCTCCGGGTCGTTGACGTGGAGGAACTGGAGAATGTGCCAGAGGTGTTCGTGGTAGTCGGCTTCGGTCAACTCCTCCGCGGGTGGTTTGAAGAACGTGACGAGCGAACACTGCTCGGAGTACTCTCGGTACACGTCGATGTATTCGAGGAGGGTGTCCCGAAGCGCCAGCAGGGCGTCCTTGTCGGTCATCGAATCGACGAACGTGTACAGCGCGTCGCCGTTTCGCTCGGAGTCGATGCCAAAGTAACACGGGAACGGCGCACCATCGTGGTCGCCGAGCATCGTCTCGCGGAACGTCTCGTAGTGCTGTTCCGCCCATTCGGGCAGGGTGCCGTCGTCGAGACGGCGACGAAGCACGTCCTGCTCCATGAGCACCTGGTGACCCGGCTCGTTCATGCGCGGGGGTTGGAGTGCGGAGGTTTGAGGGTTCGGGTTTGAGGGCCGAATGGCCCTCTCGAAACAAAACGGAGGGTCAATACGAGAGGAAGCGTCCGTTCACAGCGGGCGGTCCATCTTCACGTATCGTGTCTCGTAACCCAGTTCCTCGTAACACGACTGTGCAACGTCGTTGCGGGCGTGGACGCTCAGGGTGGCTTGTTCGCATCCACGCTCGCGGCCCCACTCGTGTGCCCGCTCCAGCAGTGCCGTCCCGAGACCGTCGCCCCGTGCCTCGGGAGCGACGTAGAGGTCTTTCACCTTGGCAACCGAGCCGCGGGCGAACACCGACGGTGCCTCGGAGTACGAGACTGTCGTGTACCCAGCGAGACTCTGCCTCTCACTCTCGTCGTCGACCGCGACAAACGTCTGTACGTCTTCGTCGCCGAGTTGGTTCCGCCGGTACTGGATGGCTTCAGAGCGAACGTCCACATCGTCAGCCAGCGAATCGTGCGGGTCGATATCGCCCATCTCCTCCGCGAATGGGAACCACAGGTCGTCGACGAGTGCAGGTACGTCGGCGGCGTGAAGCGGTCGAATCTCCATGTGTCACCGACAACACCCAGTGTTGTCAA
It includes:
- a CDS encoding GNAT family N-acetyltransferase translates to MEIRPLHAADVPALVDDLWFPFAEEMGDIDPHDSLADDVDVRSEAIQYRRNQLGDEDVQTFVAVDDESERQSLAGYTTVSYSEAPSVFARGSVAKVKDLYVAPEARGDGLGTALLERAHEWGRERGCEQATLSVHARNDVAQSCYEELGYETRYVKMDRPL
- a CDS encoding YqcI/YcgG family protein, which encodes MNEPGHQVLMEQDVLRRRLDDGTLPEWAEQHYETFRETMLGDHDGAPFPCYFGIDSERNGDALYTFVDSMTDKDALLALRDTLLEYIDVYREYSEQCSLVTFFKPPAEELTEADYHEHLWHILQFLHVNDPEPWPEGIPTDPDDPKWEFSFGGEPMFPTTRAPFYDERMSRYCPWGLEITFQPRALFDGITADTEAGQKARNVIQNRIEEYDGVCPHADLGDWGVEGDREWPQYMFSSDESQAPDECPIRISREHPKVPVAPADD